Part of the Pseudoliparis swirei isolate HS2019 ecotype Mariana Trench chromosome 3, NWPU_hadal_v1, whole genome shotgun sequence genome, CGTTTGAGTTTGTTCCCAGCAGCCTGACAATAGCACTCTTACGAAAGCACAATGGACCAGTGTGCTGCGGGTCACGTGACGCGACTCCTCACCAGTCTGCACAGTTGTAATACACACTGAGAGATAATCTGCCCTTTGGCTTGCTGGAGGAAACTCATCACCTGATGTGCACAATGCAgtctttgtttgtgttgccAGTTTCAAAACCAccccaaaaataaaagctgacgtcaaagtgtttttgtttcccGTTGGCTCTCTCCCCCCATTCCAAGTGTCCTAACTGTCCTTTGTCCAGTTAGGTGCTGACTGTAGATGCCCGTAACCACGGCAACAGCCCTCACAGTTTGGAGCTGACCTATGAAGCGATGACCAACGACTTGACGCACCTCCTCGCCCAGCTGCACATTGACAAGTGTGTCCTCATCGGTCACAGCATGGGAGGGAAAACGGCCATGACGACCGCCCTGTCGCAGGTGAGCAGCCGCCGTGACTTACTGATGTCACCTGAGAGTTCTCACTGTGCATCCCCGTCCTCTCTGGACCGAATAATCCTCCTCTGGTCTTCAGGCCACAGCGAGCTGTTCGCCTTTCCATTTTCTCATTGATTTTTTGTATTCTCCCTAATCTCATCTCTCGTCTCTCCCCACCGGTTCACACctctctatgtgtctctgtttgCAGTCTGGTTTAGTGGAGCGGCTGGTGGTCGTGGACATCAGTCCAGCCCAGACCACCACACGCACCAACTTTCGCTATTACATCCAGGCCATGAAGGCGGTGCAGATCTCCAGTGACATCCCACGCTCCACCGCCAGGCGGATGGCTGAGGATCAGCTGCGCAGCTTAGTCAAGGTCaggactcctcctcttctcacccCCTCGCAGTTTGAAGATGGCGTGAACTATTCTGTCTCGAACtttatgaattatatattatattgtgtgtgtgtgtgtgtatttatttgatgtTATGGCCTGAGCTGGAAGCCTATAGTTTGCATCATATGTGTCTTATGGCTGCCttctaaggcaaaaaaaaacctATATTATAGCAGTGAGAGTGAAACAAAACGGTTAAGCTGTGCGCTATAAAACCAAAATGATGAGCTGAAAGTtgtgagacacggtgcagcgtTGGCGGACACTTCTCTTGTGATCTCTACAAACAAGCCCCTTCACATACAAGGAGTCATGTGATCCACTGTTAAAGAAGCAGGATGTGGGATTGGGAGCATTTCTATTGGCTCTTTAATGGCAACGCTACGCTAATAGCCCACAGCCAACACTGTTTACCTGGGTTGTGGGGTTCGGCTGTTCGTTAGCCAGTGGGacatgtgtgaacatgtgtgaacatgtttgaaCGTGCAATAATAGCATGCCTTGCCGGCCTGCCCATGTACACTCGGCTTGCATAATAacagagtgatgtcattctctgctcaggtagattCTACTCCATTGCATCTTCCCACATGGATAATAGTTggttgctgctatattaatgctctgaatatcaAATACAGATCCTTTAATGTAAAAAATCTTGATTgtagctgcttttaaaatcaagctgtgaaacaaacaaaaaatgtatttgtttttaaaacggtCTCCTCATTATTTGTCTTTGCCTCCCTCAGGAGCGCTCAGTGCGTCAGTTCCTGCTCACTAACCTGGTGGAACAGAATGGCCACTACGGCTGGAGGGTCAACCTGGAGGTCATCTCGGCGCACCTTGAAGACATCATGAGCTTCCCCAGCTTCGACACGGTCTATGACGGACCTACATTGTTTTTGGGGGGAGCCAGTTCTGCTTATATCAGGTATGAAACACCTCAGgcggatgtttttttaaatttttttataggATTAGATACACAAGCTTAGAATACGGAACATGCCATCTATTATATCTTTCATAGCCTCAGCCTAGTTGTATCGCTTGTTCCTGAATGAGGTTGAGCAAGAACAACCTTTTCATGAAAGAAACTCAGTCGAAACAACCTGCATCGTGCCGGTCCCGGAGGTCCAGATCTTTGAGTCTTAGGTTAAGCTTGAACTGAATGTATTCTGGATCGATTTCTCCATGATTTAAAGCAAAAAAAGTATCATTTGCACACTGTTCTATGTTGTCgcaatgtttttatatttgctgCTGCGCAACGTTTCCATCAGTCAGATTTTCTTAAGCCACAAACGGCACTAACACACatgacaaataataattatgaaatataacGTCAACTTACACCTCATAGCAATGACAGACATGTCACCAAACATCAGCACTGCGAAAACTAAATCGATCACAACTTTATTCAGCTTTCAGTTATTCAACCGAACAGGCGTTGAGATTGccgtgagacgcggagaaagtgtgaagtggcgctcttcgcaataaaacatctttgatgggacgtgccgagcttgaatgtcagcccgctacatctgctgctgtcacgctgcacggtgtatccaCACCAACAAGTtatccgtacgttaaaaacaataCGATTTAGCGCCGCTCCACGTCACGCTGTCTGCACGCATTGAGtacaagggggcggggctgccgAGCGCGCTCGCACCGAGTGGCGTCAAGTGCCGACCGGCTTCCCCccaacaacggacgcgttcggttcaaagtcgccagttaacacagtCGCTCCTTAAACCGTTACACCGGGAGTGAAGCCGGCGTCTCGGAGACTCGCTTCTGGATTTCTGCGGAGGATCGTTTCCCACTTGTTCGAGGGTTGTGATTGGATACTTGAAATATTGTGGGCGTTTACCGTTGGAAGCACGAAGGAACTCTTGAAAGTTGATTTATATTGTTcgcatacaaacatacataagaACAATTTAAATCAACTTTCAACAGTTAATTCTCACGTACAGACACATATTTAGGTGCCCAAACTGGAAAGTATGTCGTCCATAAATATAAATTGCGTACATATATGCAATAAAAGAAACATGACAATAAATCGACAATTTAACCAGGTACAATCATAATAACCGTGTCAACACGCCTGATAAAATGATGAGTCAAATTTTTTAATTCATACTGGATGCAACCGCATGTCTGAAGACACCAGCTGTGTTTCAtcgttcatcttcctctcttccccccctgACACGCCTCATTTTGCCTGATATTCTaatgaccccctcccccctcccccgtgtcTTCGCTCCTGATCCAGCTCTGACGATTACCCAGAAATCCATAGGCTGTTCCCTAACGCCGACATCCAGTACATCCCAGATGCGAGCCACTGGATCCACGCAGATAAACCCTTAGACTTCATCAGCTCCGTCGGCTCCTTCCTCCAGTCCTagctgcctcctgcctccaccTCGGGACCTTTTCAATGCTCAGCACTCCTGAGCGAGCCCGCACTGAAAATGACGGTTAGTATTCTGCAGCCTCAGCAAGAGCAAGTGGAGCCATGAATTATGCTAATATTTGCCAACACTGGACCAAATGTACTCTACAGCAGCCAATCCTCCTCCTAACAGTATTAGCGTAGCGCAGCAGAAGATTTATTTTGCTTTCTGCTAGACGGGGTAGTCTAACCAGATTGGCTGCTTCTTAGACGTGTCATTGATTTATTGGTCGGTACGTTgacaatatataatttaatgggGCTGTTTTGGAGGCGATGTACTAATCCAAAGACGCTCTCATTTGCAGAGTGCTTTCTTTATGTTATGCCAGTAGGAATCGCAGCGTTAGGCCGAGTGTAATCTGGGACTGCTGAGGTGGACACGCAGTAAAACGGTTGGATAATTCATTTTTGACGGCACTGGAATGGAACAAATAGTGTATGAGAAGCCGAGTTAAGAATATTCTGAGAAAAAGAGATGTTTCTTTGCCGAGGGAGTTTGGAGGTTTGGCTCTGCAGAGACTTTACGTGTACAGATGGTTTGTTGTAGAGACTTATTTTGATGTTGATAATTGTAATGTAGATTCGATATTTTGGCCATGGAACTATTTCTCAAGGTCCTGTGCACCTGCTGGATGTCAGAGATGAGGATGTACAGGTCAATGACTCGAGGTTATATTTGTATGGCAACATAATCTATGATCTATAAACATATTCTATGAAAACCAATCTGAAACACTTAAATGCGGTATTATCACAATCTGTTTCCTGAATATCTCAGGTTATAAGTGGATATGCTAATAATTAATCGATTATACTCTTCTCCTGTCTGTCAATAAGCCGTGGTAATGTCGTTATGTCTTTGTATTTGTCCACAGTgttttgattaaacatgtttttccGATTTTTTTTATCTGTATCTCACTTATCTTTCCAGCTAAAGGCAAGGCTCTATGGGTATCTCACAAGTAGATGCTGCAATGTGTCGTTATCTAGTCTTAATAGTGTTATCATTTTATTTCCGTTTCCTTCGTTTGGAGCCAGTCCCGTCGTGAAACTGCCATCTGTATGAATAAGCAGGGTGTCGTAAAGGTGTGCCTCTTGTCGAGAGCTCCTTTTTTCCATTTCTGTAAGTCTTGATGagaaaattgtttaaaaaaaaactacatttgTATTCTTCAAAAATAACTAGCGGACTTTTTCGATTGGCAGCTGGGTTGCCAGTTCTGTGTGCGGTCTCTGGAGGAGGAAGCTGAACGGATGAGGGCGTGTCCCTTCATGGCGCTCGATGTTTACAACAATCGGTGTTTTATGTTCGTTTGATGTGAATACAGAAGTCTGAAAAGGCTTCAAACGATCGGATTTGAGTTGAGTAAAAACcctcattatttttttataaagttaGTGGAGAAGCATcatttacacccccccccccctctccctcctcaacTACAGGACAGATTTGTCTTGTTGCACATTATGAAGTGATGTTGGAGTGCAGGCTGCAGCTTCTGTAGCGTTGCACTGGGGCGAGTATCTCTCTCTAAGGGGGGGAACGCTCTGTGTCAACAATATAGgcaattgaatttattcaatcATATTGAAAAGCTGTTAGACTGTAATCCTCTGTTCAGGGTTTGAATATTGTTCCACTATGAGCATGCCTTTTCTCTTATCAGGTGTAACTTTGCTGTGCTATCTACGTCTCAGTTTGTTCAACACGTCGTCACAATGGTGGCACTCATCCTCGATATTACATTTGAAATCTGACAAAGAAGCATATAGGAGGAGTGggttaattatatataattgaaaATGTACAAAATATTATACAATAAAATGACAAATCTGTGACAAAgtttgtgctttttttcttttgaatcctgaaaatacaacaataaaaagACATCGAAAAGCTCTAAAGTGAAGTGTAAGGCATTCAACTGTCACGGTATTAAACAATTAGATGGGTCAgttataaataaattacaatagTCAAAGAGCCAAAGCACGTTTTCCCAAGAGTGTATATATAAGATCCCCTCTCAAGAGGTCCAATTACCTTGTTAACACTTCTTAGATTGACATCTACTTCCCCCTCATCGAGTCTATAACCCGACTGGAGCCTTCCTGTTGGTGTAAGTCACCATTGACTACAATCTGTGATGTCACAAATCATATATCTACGTACACAGGATGGTTAACTATTTTAAATAATCACAGAGAAACTTTCCCCCTCCAGCAGATTAATGTGAAAACAGCTTTCAGGCGTCAGTAACGATAAGATAAATACATGTGTGACTGAAGGGGGACTTCAGACTACGAGACGTGAGGAGTTGGGCGACGTGCAAAGTCCTTTCGGTTTCAATCGAGGGATATGACCTGGAAGACGGCTCCATCCTTCTGGCccccggccgccgccgcctgccCCGCTGCATTCTGGCCCGGATCGGGACTCTCGGACCTCTTGGGCCTCCTCCGCTTGTCCCTCCAGTTTAGTTTGGGGGAGGCGGGCGCGGCGACGGGCACCGCTGCTCTGGGGATGAAGATCTGCTTGGGGTTGGTGACGGGAGAGACGGGCTGAAGCCAGGGGAAGTTTGTTGGCCGCT contains:
- the abhd11 gene encoding protein ABHD11, translated to MSAFCRLLHRGLLSLRPSCRVFPGQQDLYGGPPRAPVALAVRTASSSSPVNLTYDVFDGKGESTPLVFLHGLFGSKSNFHSIAKSLVQRTGRKVLTVDARNHGNSPHSLELTYEAMTNDLTHLLAQLHIDKCVLIGHSMGGKTAMTTALSQSGLVERLVVVDISPAQTTTRTNFRYYIQAMKAVQISSDIPRSTARRMAEDQLRSLVKERSVRQFLLTNLVEQNGHYGWRVNLEVISAHLEDIMSFPSFDTVYDGPTLFLGGASSAYISSDDYPEIHRLFPNADIQYIPDASHWIHADKPLDFISSVGSFLQS